Proteins co-encoded in one Acipenser ruthenus chromosome 3, fAciRut3.2 maternal haplotype, whole genome shotgun sequence genomic window:
- the LOC117435417 gene encoding STARD3 N-terminal-like protein has translation MERALSGSVDSRASLHTVSSINAAQLSARLESYESREKKSISDVRRTFCLFVTFDLLFITLLWIIELNVDGGIEKQLSKEVLYYDYHSSFFDIFVLAVFRFTLLILAYAVCKLRHWWAIAITTAVTSAFLIVKVIISKLLTQGAFGYLLPIMSFILAWIETWFLDFKVLPQEMEDENRFQSVPDASERAVLIQPGPLSDGQFYSPPESVADSDEETEEKQDHEKLVL, from the exons ATGGAGAGAGCCCTGAGTGGGAGTGTGGACTCCAGGGCTTCCCTGCACACTGTCAGCTCCATTAATGCAGCACAGCTCTCAGCCAGACTTGAGTCCTACGAATCCAGGGAAAAGAAATCCATATCTGATGTCAGACGGACTTTTTGCCTATTTGTTACCTTTGATCTTCTATTCATTACCTTGCTGTGGATCATTGAACTGAAC GTAGACGGAGGCATTGAAAAACAGTTAAGCAAGGAAGTTCTTTATTATGATTACCATTCCTCCTTCTTTGACATATTT GTACTAGCAGTTTTTCGATTTACTCTATTGATACTTGCTTATGCAGTGTGCAAGCTGAGACATTGGTGGGCTATAGCG ATAACAACAGCAGTTACCAGTGCCTTTTTAATAGTTAAAGTCATCATCTCAAAG CTGCTTACCCAAGGTGCTTTTGGCTACCTGCTGCCTATTATGTCCTTCATACTAGCATGGATAGAGACCTGGTTTTTGGACTTCAAAGTATTGCCACAAGAGATGGAGGATGAAAACA GGTTCCAGTCAGTTCCGGATGCCTCAGAGAGGGCGGTGCTTATTCAACCAGGCCCTCTGTCTGATGGACAGTTCTACTCGCCTCCAGAGTCCGTAGCAG ATTCAGATGAAGAAACGGAAGAAAAGCAGGATCACGAGAAACTGGTTCTTTAG